GGCCAAGAGCCAGAGCCCCCATGGCTCCCTGGGTGGCCATCAGGAGCTTGCGACGATCGAGATGGTCGGCGGCCATTCCGGTGAATGGGAGCAACAGCACTGATGGGCCGAACTGCAAAGCCATGACTACGCCGACTGCAGTTGCATTGTTGTGCGTCAATTGGGTGAGGACCAGCCAGTCTTGAGCGGTCCGCTGCATCCAAGAGCCAATATTGGAGACGATCGCTCCAGTGGCCCACTCGGTAGTTGAAGATTGAGAGTGAGCGAAACATCGCGCTCATAGTCGCCTCATCATGAGTCGGCGATCTGGCGAAGAATGTGTGCCGCCCTCTCCAATGCCTCGCGATCTATTGGCGACAAATCCTTCAGACGAGAGTTCAGCCAGCCGTGACGCAAGCGCCGTGTCTTCTTTGCCATGGCAATGCCGGTGTCAGTGGCGGCAATGAGCACCTTGCGCCGATCATCGGGATCGTCATGGCGTTCGACATATCCGGCAGCCTCGAGGGCATTGACGGTTTGGTTCATCGAAGGGGGAGTGACTCGCTCGCGAATGCTCAGTTCTTTCAACGAGTGTGGACCTTGCTTGACCAAGAACACCAGCACTGAGTAGTGGGTGTCACCGATCTGATCATCGATGCGTTCAGCCTTGAGTCGCCTGTGAAGTCGGACAATCGCGCTTGCGACATCGATGCCCAAATCGCTGGGCGAGCCAGACGACTGACTGGTGCGCGACCCGCTCAACTGCCGATGCATATTCGTAAGGCTACCAAATTAGGTGGCCTAATAAAATTGCAGGGTCACATTGGGGCTGGGCCGCTATACCCCGTCATCCGCAATATCTCGCCGTTCTCATTGCACTCGAATACGTCTGCGACGCGTCCGGTTGGACCATTTGGCGACATCGAGATCATCTCTGCAATAGCAACGTTGCCGTCTTGGTAATAGCGGACCTGGGTGAAGGTCATGGAAGCGACTTGCTCAGTCAGCGCTTCATAGCCAGCGATGATTGCCTCGCGACCACGTGTCGGTGGCGTTCCATTGGGTGGAACCCACAGGCCATCTTCCGCAAAGAGGCGACCCATATCTCCCATGCGATTGGCATTGAAGAGTTCGACATACCGCTGTGCAGTTTCAGTTGGCGTCATGCGAGCCATTGTGCCCAATGAGGTAGATGCAGAAATGACAAACGCCCCACCAACTGCTTGCTACCGGTGGGGCGTTCGTCGTTGAAACTAATCGGTGTTGAAATTAGGAAGCGAGTGCCTTCGTCTTGAGCTGATCGAACTCAGCCTGGTTGATGGCGCCGCTGTCGAGCAGAGACTTCGCTGAGGTGATTTGTTCAGTCGGCGTTCCGGTAGTTCCGGCAACCTGCTGGATGTATTCAGTCTGTGCTTTCTGCATGGCCTGTGCCTGCTCAACGGCGCGCTCGTGCATGCCGCCACCGCGAACAATGAGGTACACGAGAATGCCAAGCCAAGGCACGATGATGACGGCGACGACCCAGATGGTCTTCGCTGCGCCACTGAGGTCCTTGCTGCGGAAGATGTCACTCAACACCCAGAACAAGCACATGAACCATGCAAAGAACAAGAAGAATTCAATAAGTCCGAGCAGATAGTGGCCGTTGTCTTCGAACACGAGGGTTCCCTTCGTAGATGCGCCTGCGGGAACTCCGCGTGCATTCAGGGCGCAGTCTGCCAGCGATGTGGATCAGCACCGGCAGGAGTAACGAATTCGCATAAGCGAACTTGTGACTCCAATGCGTTCTAGGCAATATTCCGACTACTGGAGAAGGTCAATCCCGCAATCCGCCTTGACTGCGTCAGCATTCGCGAGGACCTCATTGAGCGCCTGGCTCGTCTGAGTTTCTGTTGTTCCATTCGGATCGCTATTCACTTGGGAAATCAGCGTGAACATGTCCGCAAGGTCCTGGCGACCATCAGCTGCGGCCGCATCCGCCACAGGCACCATGGCCTCGCCAAAGGCAAGGAGTTGCGCATCACTTACCGGCTCGCCTGACGCTGGCTTGATTGCGTAAGCCGCTGCCAGCGGATCGCAATAGGTGCTGCCGCCGTCAGTCGCCCCATCCACAGGCGCCTGGCTCGCAGGTGCCTCGGTGGCAACTGACGGTGACGAGCTCGGCGTGCTGCTACTGCAGGCCACCAGGCTGAAAGATGCGAATACGAGGCCTGCCGTGAGGGCGATTGCGCTCGTCCGTGAAATTGTCATGCGGCGCACGCTAGCGCAGACAAAGGGAGTTTTTCACCTTCCCTTTGGCGAGTCGCAAGAGCGTAGATTTGCGGGATGGCGGCAATCAACGATCCAGAAGTCATCGCTCGACTATTGAACGATGTCGAAGTGTGGGCGGTGGTTGGTCTGTCGAACAACCAAGCCCGCGACGCCTACCGCATCGCGCAACTCTTGCAGCGAAAGGGTAAGCGGATCGTCCCCGTGCATCCTTCCGCTGAGACCGTGCTCGGTGAAAAAGGGCACGCGACTCTGACCGAAGCGCGAAAAGCAGTCGGGCCCATTGGAGTGGTCGATGTGTTCGTGAACAGTGGTCTGGCTGGGCAGGTAGCAGACGAAGCCATCACAATTGGCGCGAGTGCGGTGTGGTTCCAGTTTGGAGTCATTGACGCTGCGGCAGCGGAGCGGGTGAATGCTGCTGGGCTCGGCATGGTGATGGACCGCTGCCCGGCGGTCGAATGGGCTGGCTTGCTTGATTGATCGCTTCTCTCAACATGATGCGATGAGTGAAAGCACTGTCGACGAGCGCTCCTAATTGGGGCGAACGACCATTTCCTGACTGGCCGAAGCCACCATTCGACCTGTCTCGTCATAGAAGTTGCCGCTGTAGTGGCCGCGTCCAGACGATAAGGAATGGCCGTGCCAATCCATGAGGTGCCAATTATTCAAATTGAATGGACGGTAGAACCAGATTGCGTGATCGATGCTGGTGACCATCGCATCCGAGGGAAATTCTGAGAACTGGACGAGGCCGGTGTAGAAGTCGGAGACGTATGTCATCGCACAGGCTTGAAGGCCGCTGTCTTCCGTTAACTCGGGAAGCACTCGACACCAGCTTCTCGGAGGATGGGCAAGCTGCAACTCCGGTGCCGAGTCGACAATCTGAATGTCGCGGGAAACAGGATGCGGGTAGAGCTCGAATGAATCACCCGGCACGGAAGTTCTTGGGAAGGTCTCAGATTGGGCCTCGATACCTGCTTCGGGTATTTGAAATGATGCGAGCGCATTCATCAACAGGCGATTCCCCTGTACAACTGTCATCTTGCGCGCAGAGATTACGCGACCGTCTCGTTCGCGTGTGACGCGAATTTCCACTGGCTTTGAACAATCACCGGCTGCCACGAAATACGCGTGCAGTGAATGCGGCACTCTTTCTGCAGGCACGGTTTTGCAGGCGGCCATGAGTGCTTGAGCCAGAAGTTGACCACCGAAGATACTCGGTGTGGCCGAGTCGAAGATTCCAGTGACGAAGACGTCCTGGTGGGTGCTCTGCATTGCGAGTATGTCAACCAAAGTTGACAACTGATGGCCTCCTCAATGCCTCGAAGCTGTCGCCGTTTGAGCCGCTGCTCGTGTCACTTACCTCTATGCATTCAAGCATTGAGAGCAGGCCGTTTGCCTGGCATTCATGACAATTGGCGCAAACGGCACCAAAGATTAAGGACGTTCATGCAGCGGACGACAGTCGACCTGTGGTGCGGCATATGTCAGAGCCCTGCGCGTGCGTGATTCGAGAACTAGGGTAAATACATATCTCTGGGTGGAGGATCGAATGGCCGATTTCGGATTGCAAAAGGGAAACGTGGTCTTGGAGTCGGCAGGCGCCTTGACCTTTGGTCCTGCGGATGTCTTGTTCGTCGCGGACAGCCGAAGGGCGACCATCGTGGCATTGGACGTAGCCGATGCCGGCCCGGATGGGAGCGCGGAGCCATTTGATCTGCACGATCTCGACGCGAACTTGGCGTCCTACTTGGGCTGCAGCGTGAGCGACGTGCACATCGGGGACTTGGCGATTCACCCTCGCACTCAGAATATCTATCTTTCCGTCACGCGCGGCGCTGGCGATGCGGCTGTGCCTGTGATCATTCGGATCGACCGCACCGACGGGACTCTTGCTGCAGTGGATCTCGAAGGCGTCGCGCTCTCCGAAGTGACGCTCGACGATGCTCCAAGTGCTGAGGATGAGCGCGTCGACATGTTCATGGCGTATGGCGACGAGGGAGAACTCGTCAAGTTCGGAGAGCGTGAGTTCCGGCTCGTCCGCAATCCAATCCGCACAGCGTCGATCACTGACATCAAATATGTTGGTGGCACTTTGTTCGTGGCGGGTCTTTCAAATGAAGAGTTCTCATCGACATTGCGGCGGATTCCATTCCCCTTTACTGCGGATGCCGCGGCAAACAGCCTAGAGATCTTTCACGTGTCGCACGGGGCGTGGGAGACAGCCGCTCCCATCAGGACCTTCGCGTCGTATGGCGACGGGTCTAGCATCATTGCCAGCTACACCTGCACTCCGCTGGTGAGCTTCCCCCTCGATGATCTGCGGCCTGGCGCTCATGTCAAGGGCCGAACAGTTGCGGAGCTTGGCTCCGGAAACACTCCAATCGATATCGTCTCCTTCATGCGAGGCGATCAGGAGCACCTGCTCGTGTCGAACAGCACCCGGCCACTGGTGAAGATCGCCTGCAGTGACATCGATCAGCAGGAGCCGTTGACTGAGCCGCAATTCCCAGAGGGCACGCCTCGCCAGGAGCCGGGCTACAAGGGCGTTGGTCGAATGGACACCCTCAACGGCGACTACATCCTGGCAATCCAGCTGGGCGATGACGGCAGGCGTCATCTTCGCTCGCTGAGCACCGCAAGCTTGTAACGGGACGGTGCAGCCGAGCATTTCCTGGGCAGAGTGGTCAGGAGCGGTAGTTCTTCGCGTGACTGGACTTCGATCCAGCGCGATCTCCTATCTCCCTGGTGCAATTCGCGTCTTCAGCAGTGAGGCCATTGTCGGCAGGGTCGCTTCGGGATTGCCATCTATGCCGGGTCGTGTTGAAGTCGAGACCGATGGTGTGTACTTCCACTCGCGCTTCGGATTCTCGCCTGGCATGTGGTACACCGTCACCATCCGCGAAAGTGAGGACGAAGCACCGATCGCCTTGACGATTGACTTCCCGCCACATGTCGAGTCCATTGTCACGTCGCGAGTTGTCGAGTTGTATCCCACGAGCAGTTCGGTGCCCTTCAATCAGCTGCGCTTGTACGTTGAGTTTTCTGCCGCTATGAGTGAGGGACAGGCCGCTCAATGCGTCCACGTCATCGACGAGATGACGGGAGTCAAGCTCGATGATGTGCTGCTACAGATGAATCCGGAGCTATGGGACCGTGATCGCCGGAGGCTGACGCTGCTCTTCGATCCTGGCCGGATCAAGCAGGGGCTGCTGCCTCACATGGAGTCGGGGTATCCGCTAGTCCAGGGACGCCCGGTGAAGATCGTGATCGATGCTGACTTCATGGATGCAACAGGACAGCCGCTACGACAAGCCTTCGAACGGCACTACGAGGTCGGTGCGGATGTGCGCCAGCACGTGGATCCGAGCATGTGGAAGATCCACCCGCCCCGGTTGGGGACCATGACCCCACTGATTATCGACTTTGACCGTGCCCTCGACTATGGATTGCTGCAGCATTCAATTCATGTTCTTGCTGTTGATGGAGCAGCGGTAGCAGGCAGGGTTGCGATTGGTCACGCGGAACAGAGCTGGGCCTTTGTACCTGCTGAGCCTTGGCTAGCGGGGGATTATCGACTTGAGATTGATCATCGACTGGAGGATCTTGCCGGCAACTCAGTGAGTCGGATATTCGACCGTGAACTTGGCAGGCAAGACCATGATCGCCGCAGCGAGATCAACGCGCTTGTCTCGTTCTTCGTCGTCAGGGCTAACGACGCAGATTCTCTGCAGTGAGTACGAAGGCGCGTGCCAATCGTTCTTTGACTCAAGCCGTCGGTTCGAGGATGACCACAGGAATCAGGCGGGTCGTCATGGTTTCGTATTCTGCAAAGCCGGGGTAGTCAGACTTCTGCTTCGTCCAGATCGATTCGCGTTCATCGGTCGGCGCGGTACGTGCGCTAAATGACTTGGTGTCTGTGCCGACCTCTGCACTTACTCCGGGATTCGCAACCAGATTGCGGTACCAGTCCGGGTCACTGGCCGCACCGGCCTTGGACGCGAAGACAGCAATTCGCCCGCCTCCGAGATCCTGATACATCATGGGATTGACGCGCTCCAGTCCCGACTTTGCGCCCGTAGTGTGGAGCAGCAGAATCGGAGCTCCCTCGAAGTTGCCACCGACCTTGCCTGCATTGGAGCGGAACTCATCAATGATCTGGCTGTTCCAGTCTTGTGTTTCACTCATGATGTCGATCTCCTCGCGTCAGAAGGTCTGCTCAATCCAAGCCGTGCCGCCAACGGTCTTGCCCTTGAAGATGCCCTTCGCCTTGGCCACACCCTCGTAGACAGATCCGCCGCCATTGGCCCCAGGGAACTCCTGTGAATCCATCAGGGTCGTGACAACGATGTCGGCTCCGAAGGAGGGAATCTGCACGCGGAACTGCGTGAAGTACGTGTCGCCGCTCTCCGGGCTCTTCCACGTCTTTCCAAATGGCGTGACGGTGCTGCCAACGAGGTAGGTGTCACCGTTGGCAGCCTCAAGTGTCGCGAAGCCAACCATGGCCGTATTCAGAGTTGGCGTCTGACCGCTGCCAACGATGCCAACGTTGGAAATCGAGAAGCCGTTGTCGAGCTGCATGTCCTGCAGGATCCACTGGACTGGATTGGCTGCGGTGCCGAAGGCGCCGTACTCATGGTCCATCCAGGTGACACCCTGAACGGGAAGCTTCTTGCCGTCGATCGTGATGGATCCCTTCGCCTTCAGGTGCGTCAGCGAGAAGTAATAGTTGTTGTCCAGCGTGCTGGTGCCCTTCGCCCCCGGGTTCACGCCAGTGCCCCAGACGAAGAAAGGCCGCCCCTTCTGAGAAAGAGTGAGATCGAAGGTGACAGCCGTCATCGAAGGATCATCGGTCAGCAAGGCCCTCACGTGCATGTTCTTGGTCGGGTCAGCCGCCGGGGCCGCCATCGAAACAAAGGTGGGGAACGAGACCGCCTTCGCGCCGCTTCCGTTCCCGGTGATCGTCACCTTTGGTGGAGTGGTGTAGCCCTTGCCTGCGGAAGTGAGCACGAGCCCGGAGACCGCACCCTTGCTGTTGATTTGTGCGGTGGCCGAAGCGCCGGTGCCATCACCTGTGAATGTGACGGTGGGAGCGGCGGTGTAACCCGAGCCGGCGCTGGTGAGCTGCAAGCCTCCCAGCTTGTTCGCTTCGTCACCAAGACGTGCCGACCAGGGCTTGCTGACATCGGACTGGGCCCAA
The nucleotide sequence above comes from Actinomycetota bacterium. Encoded proteins:
- a CDS encoding SHOCT domain-containing protein; this encodes MFEDNGHYLLGLIEFFLFFAWFMCLFWVLSDIFRSKDLSGAAKTIWVVAVIIVPWLGILVYLIVRGGGMHERAVEQAQAMQKAQTEYIQQVAGTTGTPTEQITSAKSLLDSGAINQAEFDQLKTKALAS
- a CDS encoding MarR family transcriptional regulator; its protein translation is MHRQLSGSRTSQSSGSPSDLGIDVASAIVRLHRRLKAERIDDQIGDTHYSVLVFLVKQGPHSLKELSIRERVTPPSMNQTVNALEAAGYVERHDDPDDRRKVLIAATDTGIAMAKKTRRLRHGWLNSRLKDLSPIDREALERAAHILRQIADS
- a CDS encoding lipocalin-like domain-containing protein, which codes for MTRARGKSRYVSAGAILLVIGVTAAFTGTASQAASSTPTPTAAAAPQPIPPSAVVLTLPKDMYLHQGSPTEWWWHTGTLRAGNRTFGFEINAASFEAQGFAFSQIMLTDVSKQRHYQRTTVYAPPGNFSPTTWAQSDVSKPWSARLGDEANKLGGLQLTSAGSGYTAAPTVTFTGDGTGASATAQINSKGAVSGLVLTSAGKGYTTPPKVTITGNGSGAKAVSFPTFVSMAAPAADPTKNMHVRALLTDDPSMTAVTFDLTLSQKGRPFFVWGTGVNPGAKGTSTLDNNYYFSLTHLKAKGSITIDGKKLPVQGVTWMDHEYGAFGTAANPVQWILQDMQLDNGFSISNVGIVGSGQTPTLNTAMVGFATLEAANGDTYLVGSTVTPFGKTWKSPESGDTYFTQFRVQIPSFGADIVVTTLMDSQEFPGANGGGSVYEGVAKAKGIFKGKTVGGTAWIEQTF
- a CDS encoding nitroreductase family deazaflavin-dependent oxidoreductase, with product MSETQDWNSQIIDEFRSNAGKVGGNFEGAPILLLHTTGAKSGLERVNPMMYQDLGGGRIAVFASKAGAASDPDWYRNLVANPGVSAEVGTDTKSFSARTAPTDERESIWTKQKSDYPGFAEYETMTTRLIPVVILEPTA
- a CDS encoding thioesterase family protein, which translates into the protein MSTLVDILAMQSTHQDVFVTGIFDSATPSIFGGQLLAQALMAACKTVPAERVPHSLHAYFVAAGDCSKPVEIRVTRERDGRVISARKMTVVQGNRLLMNALASFQIPEAGIEAQSETFPRTSVPGDSFELYPHPVSRDIQIVDSAPELQLAHPPRSWCRVLPELTEDSGLQACAMTYVSDFYTGLVQFSEFPSDAMVTSIDHAIWFYRPFNLNNWHLMDWHGHSLSSGRGHYSGNFYDETGRMVASASQEMVVRPN
- a CDS encoding CoA-binding protein — its product is MAAINDPEVIARLLNDVEVWAVVGLSNNQARDAYRIAQLLQRKGKRIVPVHPSAETVLGEKGHATLTEARKAVGPIGVVDVFVNSGLAGQVADEAITIGASAVWFQFGVIDAAAAERVNAAGLGMVMDRCPAVEWAGLLD
- a CDS encoding nuclear transport factor 2 family protein, producing MTPTETAQRYVELFNANRMGDMGRLFAEDGLWVPPNGTPPTRGREAIIAGYEALTEQVASMTFTQVRYYQDGNVAIAEMISMSPNGPTGRVADVFECNENGEILRMTGYSGPAPM